In Vibrio atlanticus, the following proteins share a genomic window:
- a CDS encoding IS5 family transposase, with protein sequence MPKPRYKTTNWKQYNQSLINRGSLTFWIDEEAISGWAQSKQNKRGRPRRFSDLAITTALMVKRVFSMPLRALQGFIDSIFRLAHVPLSCPHYTCISRRAKQVEVSFKTKTRGAIQHLAIDATGLKVYGEGEWKVKKHGTDGKRRVWRKLHIAVDTNTHEIIAAELSLSTVTDGEVLPNLLKQTRRSILEVSGDGAYDTRACHAAIKIKGAIALIPPREGAAFWERGHSRNLAVGCQKLYGSNKYWKERYGYHKRSLSETAMYRVKQLLGGKLSLRNYNAQVGETYAMIKALNKLTGLGMPETCRID encoded by the coding sequence ATGCCTAAACCTCGTTATAAAACAACCAACTGGAAGCAATACAATCAATCACTCATTAACCGTGGCTCTCTGACCTTTTGGATTGATGAAGAGGCGATAAGCGGCTGGGCGCAAAGCAAACAGAATAAGCGCGGGAGGCCGCGTCGGTTCAGTGATTTAGCTATCACGACAGCACTCATGGTGAAACGAGTTTTTTCTATGCCATTGAGAGCGCTGCAAGGATTTATCGACTCGATATTTAGGTTAGCCCATGTACCGTTAAGTTGTCCGCATTACACCTGCATCAGTCGTAGAGCCAAGCAAGTTGAGGTTTCATTTAAGACTAAAACGAGAGGAGCGATACAGCACCTAGCTATTGATGCTACTGGCCTTAAGGTTTATGGCGAAGGTGAATGGAAAGTCAAAAAACATGGGACGGATGGCAAGCGTAGAGTCTGGCGAAAGCTTCATATTGCCGTCGATACCAACACTCATGAGATCATTGCCGCTGAGCTAAGTTTATCGACGGTTACAGATGGAGAAGTACTCCCGAACTTACTGAAACAAACACGCCGAAGTATCCTTGAGGTGTCTGGTGATGGCGCTTACGACACGAGAGCGTGTCACGCTGCTATTAAGATTAAGGGAGCTATTGCGCTTATTCCCCCAAGAGAAGGGGCAGCCTTCTGGGAGCGTGGTCACTCTCGAAATCTCGCCGTGGGTTGCCAGAAATTATACGGCTCAAATAAGTATTGGAAAGAGCGGTATGGATACCACAAACGTTCACTCTCAGAAACAGCGATGTATCGAGTTAAACAGTTGCTAGGAGGGAAACTGAGCTTAAGAAATTACAATGCCCAGGTGGGTGAAACTTACGCGATGATAAAAGCGTTGAACAAGCTTACTGGGTTAGGTATGCCTGAAACTTGTCGTATTGATTAA
- a CDS encoding LysE family translocator, giving the protein MISITELFTYLFVTLLYAFMPGPAMLYSIAQAVSGGKKVGIMAAFGLHIGGYFHVILAVLGLSSVLLANPSLYSAIQKLGALYLVWLGFQRIYLSKKLRITSCESSLTSPKRTFIDSVIVDILNPKAAIFYLAFLPQFVNEAGSVAVWLQLLILGVVTNLLFSSADLLSVLMASHLQKKFQARSNWVDFFSRWSGSIFILLGVMVLVNSSYN; this is encoded by the coding sequence ATGATTTCAATTACAGAACTGTTTACCTACTTATTTGTTACATTGCTATATGCGTTTATGCCCGGTCCTGCAATGCTTTACAGTATTGCTCAAGCTGTGTCAGGAGGGAAGAAAGTAGGAATTATGGCGGCTTTTGGCCTTCATATAGGAGGTTATTTTCATGTAATTTTAGCTGTATTAGGTTTGTCTTCTGTGCTTTTAGCTAATCCTTCTCTCTATTCTGCCATTCAAAAGCTAGGAGCTCTCTATCTTGTTTGGTTGGGTTTCCAACGTATCTATCTATCAAAAAAATTACGTATTACTTCTTGCGAAAGCAGTCTTACCTCTCCTAAAAGAACGTTTATTGATAGTGTCATTGTAGATATTCTGAACCCTAAAGCAGCAATTTTCTATCTTGCTTTTCTCCCACAGTTTGTGAATGAAGCAGGAAGTGTTGCTGTTTGGCTCCAACTGCTTATTTTGGGAGTTGTTACGAATTTATTGTTTAGTAGTGCTGATCTGTTAAGTGTTTTGATGGCGAGTCATCTACAGAAAAAGTTTCAAGCAAGAAGTAATTGGGTTGATTTTTTCTCAAGGTGGTCTGGTAGTATTTTTATACTGTTAGGTGTTATGGTCTTGGTAAACTCCTCGTACAATTAG
- a CDS encoding GNAT family N-acetyltransferase, with amino-acid sequence MPDISLQLELASTDDIQQLQRSALSAFADDVEKYGAFPPNIESTEWFQAEVSKGNFYKVLYNSDYAGAICVECGEQSSIEIRYFYIDVQYQNKHIGSQAMSLIEHQYSHITNWTLFTPYQWN; translated from the coding sequence ATGCCGGATATCTCCCTCCAACTTGAACTTGCCAGCACTGACGATATCCAACAGTTGCAGAGGTCGGCACTCAGCGCATTTGCAGACGATGTGGAAAAATACGGTGCGTTCCCGCCAAACATAGAATCAACAGAGTGGTTCCAAGCTGAGGTTAGTAAAGGCAACTTTTATAAAGTGCTGTACAACAGCGACTATGCTGGGGCAATTTGCGTAGAGTGTGGTGAGCAGAGCAGTATTGAGATCCGATATTTCTACATTGATGTTCAGTATCAAAATAAACATATTGGCTCTCAAGCCATGAGCCTTATTGAACACCAGTATTCGCATATCACAAACTGGACTTTGTTCACCCCTTATCAGTGGAATTGA
- a CDS encoding site-specific integrase yields the protein MAIKQKITANSIKNLKVEQKRLNDTEISGFHARISPLGTIKYYLYFRLNGKQRNYLLGSANALTPAQARDLAKEKVGLVASGEDVQEARYEAKRQEQRSSLTLKKFLDEHYESYLIAMNPKTAKQSFMCITNNFKHLANKPLAEITAWDIQQWVTERRNLGRAPATVSYAYNRLRAVFNRAVEWNFIDSHNLNNVKITREDNKRVRYLSYQEEKSLLDTLHHRSERLKNDIKKRFGERASTQFSVRYIDYLEPLVLMAMNTGMRKGELLSLCWEHVNMEDRYLTVRSENAKSKNKRTIPLNNTVFDMLNVWREQNPTTEFVFVVNNRPLETYQYQWEQLLKEAGIQHFRFHDLRHHFASKLVMAAVDLNIVRELLGHADLKMTLRYAHLAPEHQANAVNLIG from the coding sequence ATGGCGATTAAGCAGAAAATCACAGCTAATTCAATTAAGAACCTCAAGGTTGAACAGAAGCGATTGAATGATACTGAAATCAGTGGCTTTCATGCTCGGATCTCTCCTTTAGGTACGATTAAGTATTATCTGTACTTCCGTCTCAACGGGAAGCAGCGAAATTATCTCCTTGGTTCTGCTAATGCTTTAACTCCGGCGCAAGCAAGAGACTTAGCTAAAGAGAAAGTGGGTTTAGTTGCAAGTGGTGAAGATGTGCAAGAGGCCCGATATGAAGCTAAAAGGCAAGAGCAAAGAAGTAGCCTAACCCTAAAAAAATTTCTCGATGAACATTATGAGTCCTACCTAATAGCTATGAACCCTAAGACGGCTAAGCAGTCGTTTATGTGTATAACAAACAATTTTAAACATCTGGCGAATAAACCCTTAGCAGAGATCACTGCGTGGGATATTCAACAATGGGTTACTGAACGCAGGAACTTAGGGCGTGCTCCAGCAACGGTTTCGTACGCCTATAATCGCCTGAGAGCGGTTTTCAACCGTGCCGTTGAATGGAATTTTATTGATTCACATAATCTGAATAATGTAAAAATAACTAGGGAAGATAATAAGAGAGTTCGTTACCTTTCCTATCAAGAAGAAAAGTCACTATTGGACACTCTACATCATCGTAGTGAGCGTCTGAAAAATGATATCAAAAAGCGCTTTGGAGAAAGGGCGTCGACACAGTTTTCTGTACGTTATATCGATTATCTAGAGCCACTGGTTTTAATGGCGATGAATACTGGTATGAGGAAAGGTGAATTACTTTCTTTATGTTGGGAGCACGTCAATATGGAGGATCGTTATCTAACGGTACGTTCTGAAAATGCGAAGTCCAAAAACAAACGAACGATCCCTCTGAATAATACAGTTTTTGACATGCTTAACGTTTGGCGAGAGCAGAATCCAACTACGGAATTTGTTTTTGTTGTCAATAATAGGCCTTTGGAAACCTATCAATATCAGTGGGAGCAATTATTAAAAGAAGCAGGTATACAACATTTTCGCTTTCATGATTTGCGCCACCATTTTGCCAGTAAACTTGTTATGGCGGCAGTGGATTTAAACATCGTTCGTGAGCTACTTGGCCATGCTGATTTAAAGATGACCCTTAGGTATGCGCATTTAGCGCCTGAGCACCAAGCCAATGCGGTCAATTTGATTGGTTAG
- a CDS encoding replication endonuclease, with protein sequence MNVLDLSCVDPDDRVFVTKRLALFPFEIQRILLNEYCRQPTKFERNTYLRVTSDTLSNHLSVPLEKVGLNLSEEELRVKAKRLAASTLALRRQHLNESVSLVYIRQLVKQQGLPVKADLYSHSGELARYSDPKWWLRKLRKALRRNIETVLHHLNQINKKTSLYCSYPTLIARRNQRAYQNAYLENTVAVNELGQRFSLLELAQKGVSDPKIRKAELMVRARGFEDLAQELNHVATFLTLTCPSKYHRSYSASGHANPKWGGFTPLDGHSYLNKVWQLIRSKLNRLGIRFYGFRVAEPQHDGTPHWHLLLFVEPESYRQMIEVMQDYALREDSKEKGATEHRFTEIKIDPSKGSATGYIAKYISKNIDGTDLDKGVYEEDPQDAAARVDAWAACWGIRQFQQLGGCSVTVWRELRRLKERQGLPLLAQGILKAADKGDWKRFTEMMGGVFSLRKNQVCKPYYALSFDLTTGVIKSSLYDENEMVRVLKGVMIAGREIITRTFQWRLESTPRYAF encoded by the coding sequence ATGAATGTGTTAGATTTATCGTGCGTTGACCCTGATGACAGAGTTTTTGTCACTAAAAGGTTAGCATTGTTTCCATTTGAAATTCAGCGGATCTTACTCAATGAGTATTGTCGTCAGCCAACCAAGTTTGAACGAAATACTTATTTGCGAGTAACGTCGGACACACTCTCGAATCATTTATCTGTCCCGTTGGAGAAAGTGGGACTCAACCTTTCTGAAGAGGAGTTAAGGGTCAAAGCGAAACGCTTAGCGGCCTCGACGCTTGCATTACGACGCCAACATTTGAATGAATCCGTTTCCCTTGTTTATATTCGTCAGCTAGTCAAGCAACAAGGACTTCCCGTTAAAGCAGATTTGTATTCACACTCCGGTGAGCTCGCCCGTTACAGTGACCCCAAATGGTGGCTTAGAAAGCTCAGAAAGGCGTTAAGACGTAATATAGAAACTGTTTTGCACCATCTTAACCAAATCAATAAGAAAACAAGCCTGTATTGCTCCTATCCGACATTAATCGCAAGAAGGAACCAAAGAGCCTATCAGAACGCTTATTTAGAAAATACCGTTGCTGTTAATGAGCTAGGGCAACGCTTTTCGTTGCTTGAATTAGCACAAAAGGGTGTCTCTGATCCGAAGATACGTAAAGCTGAATTAATGGTTAGAGCAAGGGGATTTGAAGACCTTGCTCAAGAACTTAACCATGTAGCAACTTTTCTAACTCTTACTTGCCCTTCGAAGTATCACCGAAGCTATTCAGCTTCGGGTCATGCCAATCCAAAATGGGGAGGCTTTACCCCGCTAGACGGTCACTCTTACTTAAATAAGGTCTGGCAATTAATACGTTCAAAACTGAATCGTTTAGGGATCCGTTTTTACGGTTTCCGTGTAGCAGAGCCACAACATGACGGCACGCCACATTGGCATTTATTATTGTTTGTGGAGCCGGAATCTTATCGTCAAATGATAGAGGTAATGCAGGACTATGCGTTACGAGAAGATAGTAAAGAAAAAGGCGCGACTGAGCACCGATTTACTGAAATCAAGATAGATCCATCAAAGGGCTCCGCTACGGGTTATATCGCTAAGTACATTTCAAAGAACATTGATGGAACTGATCTTGATAAAGGTGTTTACGAAGAAGACCCTCAAGACGCGGCCGCCAGAGTTGATGCGTGGGCGGCCTGTTGGGGCATACGTCAATTTCAACAACTGGGAGGCTGTTCTGTGACAGTGTGGCGTGAGTTGAGACGCCTAAAAGAAAGACAAGGTTTACCGTTACTTGCTCAAGGGATTTTAAAAGCGGCGGACAAAGGTGATTGGAAGCGGTTTACTGAGATGATGGGTGGTGTGTTCAGTCTGCGTAAGAATCAGGTCTGTAAGCCTTACTACGCTCTTTCTTTTGATTTAACTACTGGAGTAATCAAAAGTAGTTTATATGACGAAAATGAAATGGTGAGAGTGTTGAAAGGAGTCATGATTGCGGGGCGTGAAATCATCACGCGAACATTTCAGTGGCGATTGGAATCAACTCCCCGTTATGCTTTTTAA
- a CDS encoding McrC family protein — MTTSIVFEFGYLTCDEQAAQANDDYTLISANAFQYLERLCLNENKGNVGRFLKLCSRYGDKLLQVRNYVGVLFTPNGEHIEVLPKVAKKTDNSPEAIDESRKLLLMMLKHLGEFRHIATQSANVDTLRMPLLEVFIQQFLHSVNQLVKRGLRSDYVKQQDNLGFKKGKLLVAKQVRYNSVNKHKFYCEFDEFLQDRPANRLIRAALKKVAAYTRRNQSQRLLRELDFAFDDIPASTNVKQDFARVKLDRGMDYYQSPLAWARLILEGFSPLSMKGTANAQSLLFPMESVFESYVASILRRNLADGVTLSTQVKSEYLVHHNGDRQFQLRPDLVLTKSDNLKVILDTKWKLINLTASNYGISQSDMYQMFAYGHKYLGGEGDLFLIYPAHDGFDKAVECSFDFDKESPPKLRLWVVPFTLKSENENSVIWPEAFKSTANELIGSLAQRLKHESYA, encoded by the coding sequence ATGACCACTTCCATTGTTTTTGAATTTGGCTACTTAACGTGCGATGAACAAGCCGCGCAAGCAAATGATGACTACACGCTTATTTCAGCCAATGCGTTTCAATATTTAGAACGGCTCTGTTTAAATGAAAACAAAGGTAATGTAGGGCGTTTTTTAAAGCTGTGCAGCCGTTACGGCGACAAGTTGCTGCAAGTAAGAAACTACGTGGGCGTATTGTTTACGCCCAATGGTGAACACATTGAAGTATTACCCAAAGTAGCGAAAAAAACAGATAACTCACCAGAGGCCATCGACGAGTCGCGAAAACTCTTGCTGATGATGCTCAAACACCTCGGTGAATTTAGGCATATTGCCACTCAGTCGGCTAACGTTGATACCTTGAGAATGCCGCTGCTTGAAGTGTTTATTCAGCAGTTTTTGCACAGTGTTAACCAATTGGTGAAGCGCGGTTTACGCAGTGACTACGTAAAACAGCAAGACAACTTAGGCTTTAAAAAAGGCAAGTTATTGGTGGCCAAACAGGTGCGCTATAATTCAGTGAACAAACACAAATTTTATTGTGAGTTTGATGAGTTTTTGCAAGACAGACCTGCCAATCGGTTAATACGCGCCGCCTTAAAAAAAGTAGCGGCGTACACCCGAAGAAACCAAAGCCAAAGGTTACTTCGAGAGCTGGATTTTGCGTTTGATGACATACCCGCAAGTACCAATGTGAAGCAAGATTTTGCGCGTGTAAAACTAGACAGAGGCATGGACTATTACCAGTCACCGCTTGCATGGGCTAGGTTGATCCTTGAAGGTTTTTCACCTCTTAGCATGAAAGGTACGGCGAATGCGCAGTCTTTACTTTTCCCTATGGAGTCGGTGTTTGAAAGTTACGTCGCGTCGATATTACGCAGGAACTTAGCTGATGGCGTTACTCTTAGCACGCAAGTTAAGTCTGAATATTTGGTTCACCACAATGGTGATCGTCAGTTCCAACTTCGCCCTGATTTAGTGCTTACCAAATCAGATAATTTGAAAGTGATTTTAGACACCAAATGGAAGCTTATCAACCTAACCGCTTCTAATTACGGTATATCGCAGTCTGACATGTATCAAATGTTTGCCTACGGCCATAAATACCTAGGGGGAGAAGGGGATCTGTTTTTGATTTATCCTGCTCATGATGGTTTTGATAAGGCGGTTGAGTGCAGCTTTGACTTTGATAAAGAATCGCCACCTAAGCTTAGGTTATGGGTTGTCCCGTTTACTTTAAAATCTGAAAACGAGAATAGTGTTATTTGGCCAGAAGCATTTAAGTCTACAGCTAATGAGCTTATTGGTTCGCTAGCACAAAGGCTTAAGCATGAGAGCTATGCTTGA
- a CDS encoding helix-turn-helix transcriptional regulator, which translates to MNSELTQKRAYTEQETATYIGMSRSFLRQSRMEGHRKNRTDAPPFIKIGRAVRYLKEDLDQWLESHSKCEQLSHRGGYHD; encoded by the coding sequence ATGAATTCAGAATTAACCCAAAAACGTGCTTACACCGAACAAGAGACTGCGACTTACATTGGTATGAGTCGTTCGTTTTTACGCCAATCAAGAATGGAAGGACATCGAAAGAATCGAACAGACGCCCCACCTTTTATTAAGATAGGGCGAGCGGTACGCTATCTAAAAGAAGATTTAGACCAGTGGCTAGAGAGTCACAGTAAATGCGAACAACTCTCTCACAGAGGGGGATATCATGATTAA
- a CDS encoding phytanoyl-CoA dioxygenase family protein, with product METSKGLTREQIRCFRRDGYLGPLPRFANVELIQDVLTEVREIAQSPEPHPLYGRYSVRDWHLVSTKIKELLTDSALIPKLQTLIGDDLALWRSKIFHKKSGENGTGWHQEWGEFDGEEIGNNKPSLRPKHERRDRWWNLTVWVALTDVELDCAPLRFIRGSHKKQYPKTMVPMTESEFWHDPFIDCKTIEDVVERANNHTLVLDVDTSGLFENYQISGKSFEDVKTYVRAELAKLPAKKTLGVDESEEDIVTIPMKKGEFVIFTERTMHGSLPNTSSNDRFGINFRVTATDTEIYPFRYLGDFIDGSNIDITRHSSLLLCGKDLSNARNSYT from the coding sequence ATGGAAACGAGTAAAGGATTGACGAGAGAGCAAATAAGGTGTTTTCGCCGAGATGGTTATTTAGGACCATTACCGAGGTTCGCAAATGTCGAATTAATTCAAGATGTTTTAACGGAAGTTAGGGAGATAGCTCAAAGCCCAGAGCCGCATCCCCTGTATGGTCGTTATTCTGTCCGGGATTGGCATTTAGTATCGACGAAAATTAAAGAGTTGCTCACAGATTCAGCTTTGATCCCAAAGCTACAGACTCTGATTGGAGACGATTTAGCTCTTTGGCGCTCAAAAATTTTTCACAAGAAATCTGGAGAAAACGGTACAGGTTGGCACCAAGAGTGGGGAGAATTTGATGGTGAAGAAATTGGCAATAATAAGCCTAGTTTAAGGCCTAAACATGAAAGGCGGGATCGTTGGTGGAATTTAACTGTTTGGGTAGCCCTTACTGATGTTGAGCTTGATTGCGCTCCGTTGCGTTTCATTCGTGGTTCACATAAAAAACAATATCCTAAAACCATGGTTCCAATGACGGAATCTGAGTTTTGGCATGATCCATTTATTGACTGTAAAACAATCGAAGATGTTGTCGAAAGGGCGAATAATCACACACTAGTATTGGACGTTGATACCAGTGGGCTTTTTGAAAATTATCAAATTAGTGGGAAATCATTCGAGGATGTTAAAACCTATGTTAGAGCTGAACTTGCAAAATTACCTGCAAAAAAAACATTGGGTGTAGACGAGAGCGAAGAAGATATAGTGACGATCCCTATGAAAAAAGGGGAATTTGTTATTTTCACGGAAAGAACCATGCATGGTTCTCTTCCTAATACATCTTCTAATGACCGGTTTGGCATTAATTTTAGAGTAACGGCAACGGATACGGAAATTTATCCATTTCGATATTTAGGCGACTTTATTGATGGCTCAAACATAGATATCACAAGACATTCGAGCTTACTGCTCTGTGGTAAGGATCTGTCTAACGCACGTAACAGTTATACGTGA
- a CDS encoding serine hydroxymethyltransferase gives MGSRASGGSIGRNNRFFTGLDQADEIEALCIVLLKELFECNHADPRLLGGLHANTVVYAVLKNHFNVSDMSTLNTFYGGNSSNHSLGPPGILNYSISDLPVDPNTLEIDLNAFEYMAKFRQPKLVSLGSGLNLFPFPVKEIKDIISRWGGMLLFDGSHQAGLIAGGVYPNPLSLGADIYTASTGKTFSGPQGGVICWNSEKFSSPISTTIFPKLTGSHQLNRIAALTVSCLELKEYGLEYMAQGILNARQLASNLQAHGLEVLCSDEGFTETHQVVVKWTREEGARLACYRLADVGVFANAVPLPEDRELLSGIRFGATEITRLGITQSQIVVLAEVIAGVLQGNYNLKEARNVVSELASTFSGFKYSLEGGR, from the coding sequence TTGGGGTCTAGAGCCTCAGGCGGTTCTATTGGACGAAATAACCGCTTTTTTACGGGGCTTGATCAAGCTGATGAAATAGAGGCACTTTGCATAGTATTACTTAAGGAATTATTTGAATGCAATCATGCAGACCCTAGGCTTTTAGGAGGGCTTCATGCTAATACGGTTGTCTATGCAGTTCTCAAAAACCATTTCAACGTATCAGATATGTCCACCCTCAATACATTTTATGGTGGTAACTCAAGTAACCATAGTTTAGGCCCCCCGGGGATCTTGAACTATTCCATTTCAGATCTTCCTGTGGATCCGAATACCCTCGAAATTGACTTAAACGCCTTTGAATACATGGCTAAGTTTAGACAACCGAAATTAGTGAGTTTAGGATCAGGTCTCAACCTTTTTCCCTTTCCTGTAAAAGAGATAAAAGACATTATTTCTCGTTGGGGAGGGATGTTACTTTTTGATGGCTCACACCAAGCAGGGTTAATTGCTGGTGGAGTTTATCCAAACCCTCTGTCTTTGGGAGCTGATATCTACACTGCATCGACAGGAAAGACGTTTAGTGGCCCTCAGGGAGGAGTAATTTGTTGGAATTCGGAAAAGTTTTCTTCTCCAATTAGCACGACTATATTCCCAAAGCTAACTGGTTCACATCAACTTAATCGAATTGCTGCCCTGACGGTCTCATGCTTAGAATTAAAGGAATATGGCCTTGAATATATGGCTCAAGGGATACTTAATGCAAGGCAACTTGCTAGTAATTTACAGGCGCACGGGTTGGAGGTGCTCTGTTCTGATGAAGGCTTTACTGAAACTCATCAAGTTGTTGTGAAATGGACTCGAGAAGAAGGTGCGCGTTTAGCATGCTACCGTTTAGCTGATGTTGGGGTTTTTGCTAATGCAGTCCCACTTCCTGAAGATAGAGAGTTGTTATCTGGGATACGTTTTGGTGCAACAGAAATTACTCGATTAGGGATTACACAAAGTCAAATAGTTGTTTTAGCTGAGGTAATCGCAGGCGTTCTACAAGGTAATTACAATTTGAAGGAGGCGCGTAATGTAGTAAGTGAGTTAGCCTCAACATTTTCTGGCTTTAAATATAGCTTGGAGGGTGGACGATGA
- a CDS encoding GFA family protein, translating into MEYPLIGACQCGQVTYDLYEKPLMVFACHCTECQKLSTSPFSITAVVDAEKIEFSGQLKTWERLADSGNRNCAMFCPNCGNRIYHFNPDAPQTVKLKLKPTDMSAADIFEPQAHVWVSEKLDWYQIPTNVKVFPEQPG; encoded by the coding sequence ATGGAATATCCACTTATAGGAGCATGTCAGTGCGGGCAAGTGACCTATGACTTGTATGAAAAACCACTAATGGTCTTTGCTTGTCACTGTACAGAGTGCCAAAAACTGTCTACCAGCCCATTTAGCATTACAGCAGTTGTCGATGCCGAGAAAATAGAGTTTTCTGGTCAACTGAAAACTTGGGAACGTTTAGCTGATAGTGGCAATCGTAATTGCGCGATGTTCTGTCCAAATTGTGGAAACAGAATTTACCATTTCAATCCAGATGCACCGCAAACGGTTAAATTAAAGCTAAAACCAACTGATATGTCGGCAGCTGATATTTTCGAACCTCAAGCACATGTTTGGGTTAGTGAAAAACTAGATTGGTACCAAATACCAACTAATGTAAAGGTTTTCCCTGAGCAGCCGGGCTAG